AAGGCCCTGTTCGTCACCGACGAGGTTCCGGGGCGGCTGATGGCCAACTTCAGCGGGGCCGGCGGGGCGACACGTCCGCTGTACATCGCGACGGTGAACGCGGCGGACGGGGCGCGACTGATCGAGGCCGCTCGGCTCGACCGGGGCGTGGAACTGACCGGCACCAGGTTCACGCCGTTCGTCTACGACCTCACCGAGGGGTACCCGGGGGCGATCCCCGCTGATGTGACGTACCGGCCGGAGAGGAGCGAACTGGCCGTCGTCAAGAACAAGTTCCACGCGACGAAGGCCGCCGACGGCGGCGAGTTCCGCTACTCGATCACCGATGCGTTCCCTGTCGGCCTGGGCTTCCAGGAGAAGATCAGGTTCCCCGCGGAGCGCACCGACTACATCAGCTCCGGTCCCGGCAAGCGCTGGCACGAGTCCATGTCCAACGGCCCGGGAGCCATGGAGGAGCGCAGTGGCGTCGTGCACTACCGTGCCGGCATGCGCTCCGGGGTCGACTGGTTCAAGCCGGTCTGGCACCCGTGGCTGGGCACCGGCCTCGGCTGGGGCCAGCAGCGAGCGGGCAACAACCTGCAGTTCAACACGCCCGGCTGGGGCGACTCAGGACCGGACCACACCGGGTTCGGCTATGTGTGGGATCACACCTCGATGACCCAGTTCACCGAGGTGTACGTGGATGGGGTGCGGGTTGACCGGCAGACCAGCTCGGGTGCGCACGCCCGGAACGTCAAGCCGACCGAGCAGGACTTCAAGGTCGTCACCGACACCACGCTGGACCCGGACGTCTGGCGGCTGGCCACGAAGGGCCACTCCGAATGGACCCTCAAGTCGTCCGCCACGCCGGCCGACCGGTGGACGTATCTGCCCATGCTCAACCTCGGATTCGACGTCGACACCGATCTGCACGGTGATGTGCGGGCCGGAATGCGGCTGGATCTCGGGATCTTCTCCGAGTACGTGAAGGGCGCGGCGGACACCGGGAAGATCACCGGCTCCACGCTGGAGGTCTCGTTCGACGACGGCGCGACGTGGACGTCCGTCGAACTCGACGGGGTACGCGGCAAGTCGGCGGCCTGGGGCGGCTCCGTGTGGGTGCCGAACGACGCACGGTACATCTCCGTACGGGCCTCTGCCGCCGACGACAAGGGTGGCTCGGTCCAACAGGAGATCATCCGCGCGGTCGGCGTGCGGAAGTAGCCCTCCGGGTGGGAGCCGGGCCGTCGGAGGCCCGGTTCCCACCTGCCGTGTACGGGATGCGGAGCGGCCTGTGCCTGGCATTCGTCGTCCACGGCGTGTACCGGGTCGTGATCAAAGAGCGTCGCAGCCTCCGGGGTGGGTTCCCCGTTCGAGGCGCGGGAGCCCGGCGAGCTGCGGCTGCGCCGTGTGGATGCCGAGTGACCGGAAGCGTTGCCGCAGGCAGGCAGGCAGGCAGGCAGGCAGGCAGCGGCGGGGGCCGAGGGCCCCAACTGCGTGCCCGCCGCGACGGTGTGTCAGACCATGGCGAGCCGGTCCACCAACAGCTCCACCCTCGGCTCAGCGTCCTCGGGCAGCAGGCGGCCCGCTCGGGTCAGGGTCGCCAGGCCGTGCAGGGCCGCCCAGAACACCTCGGTGAACATTCCCGGGTGGACGCCGTCGCCGGCGACCTCGGTGAGGCACTCGAGCAGTGCGGCGAAGGCGTCCTTCAGCGGCTCGGGGGTGTCCTCCTGCGCGTACGCCAGGCCGCCGTCGAGCTGGAACAAGGCGTCGTAGACCGCCGGATGGCGCTCGGCGAAGTCGAGGTAGGCGCGGGCCAGGGCGGCGACCCGCTCGCGCGGTCCGTCCGCCGCGGAGGTCGCGGCACGCACCGCCGCGGCCAGCTCGGCGGCGCCCTCCAGGGCGACGGCGCCGATGATCTCGCGCTTGCCGCGGAAGTGGCTGTAGAGGACGGGCTGGCTGTATTCGATGCGCTCGGCGAGCCGGCGGGTGGTGACTGCGTCCCAGCCCTGCTGCTCGGCGAGTTCGCGGGCCGTCGCCACGATGAGGCGCTCGCGCTCCGCCCGTTCGCGCTCCTTGCGTTCCTTTACCGACATGCATCGATCCTAGCACCGCTAGACAACCGAGCGGCAGTAGTACTAGCGTTGCCTTATCAGCTAGCAACGCTAGATCCTGGAGGGGTCATCATGCTCAACGCGCTCGAGGTCTTCACCACCGTGGTCGTCGGCCTGATGGTGGGGGTGGAGTTCTCCGTCGCCTTCGTCATGAACCGGATTCTGGACGCGCTTCCCGAGGACAGCGGCCAGCTCGGCCACGCCCACGGCGGCCGGATGCTCGGCGCCCTGATGCCGTTCTGGTACATAGGCTCGCTCGTCCTCAGCGCGATCTGGGCCGTCGCCCGATGGCACCACCACGGCGCCGGACTCGTCGTCACCGCCGCCGGACTGCTCATCCTCAGCGTGGTCATGTCGATCCTGCTGCTCGTCCCGATCAACAACCGAAACAAGACCTGGACCCCCGAGAACCGGCCCGCCGACTGGAAGGAGCAGCTGGACCGCTGGAACCGCTTCCACTACATCCGCGTCGCCGTCCTCGTCGCCGCGTTCACCCTGCTGGTCGCCGCCCTCGCCTGATGCCACGACTGCCCCGGCATGCACTGGTTCGCCCCTGTATGCCGACGGCTTCTGCCCCGTCGGGGTGAGCCGGAGAGGGCATCGGATTTCTGACCCCGCGGGCCGGGGCCGCGCCGGTGGCGCCATCCCCCCACGCCGCGGGGGCGTCTGACCACCGAAAACCCGACAGTCGGGAATGCGGCTGTCGCTCAGATCCCACAACTGCGATCCCGGCGAGCCGCGCCCCTCGATCGGCCGCGTTCACGCGGCCCGATCAGGCCCCACACGACTCGCCAAGCTCCACGAAGCTCACCAAGCTGACGACGATTCGCATGGAGAAGAACAATGTCGCTGAAGAAGATCAACACCGTCCTGGCCGCCGCCTTCATCCTCTTCATCCTCTGGTTCGGTACGGAGTACATCCTTAGCCCGGAGACGACGGCACCGGGCTACGGCCTGCCGAGTTGGCCGTCCGGCGACGGCGACGGCTTCCTGATCATCAAGGGAATCCGCGACGTCGTCATGGCCCTGGTTCTGGGCATCCTGCTGGTGACGGGGCACCGCCGGGCGCTGGGCTGGGTGCTGCTGGTGGAAGCACTCGCCGCGTACGGCGACATGGCCAACGTGCTGGCCCACCACGGCTCCGTGGCCACCGCGCTCGGCGTCCACTGCCTGACCGCGACACTGATGGTGGTCAACGGCCTGCTGATCATGCGCGAGACCCGCGACGTCGCGGCAGTTCCGGCAACGCCCGCCCCGCAGCCCGCCTAGCGCGGATCGGGCCGTGATCAATCCGTGGGCTTCGCCCCGTTCCAGGCCCTGGCCCGGTACAGCTACCTCGCCGGCCTTCACCTGCGCGCCTCGATGATCTGGATCAAAGACCTCACCGGAGCGACTGATTGATCACGACCCGATACGCGCCCGGGCGTCGAGGTCTTGCTTGGACGTCAGTCCCATGAGTTGAAGAGCAGTCCGCCCAATGTGGTGATGCCGTACAAGCGAACTTCGCGCCATTCGCCCTGGGTGAGGACCGAGGTGTCGATGTCCGAGAGCGGAAGAGTGAGCCGCGCGCGGTCAAGCAGGACAAACCCCAGGTCGGCAAAGGCATGGGCCCATGGTGGCGGTGCGAGGAACTCGTCGGTGTACCAGTCCCGGCGTCGCTGAGCGAATGCGATCCAGGGATGGTGGGCGTGACACAGGATGACGCACTCGCCTGTGCCCTCGATGACCGTCGCGGTGTGAAACGTACGGGGATACGTCTGTTCCTCTGTCTCGCCCACATGGCCTTTGGCCACCCGGGCGGCTGCATACAGCGCTGCCCGGAACGTCCGCTGGTCGGTTTCCGGTAGCGGCCCGTCCTTCGGCCGGAAGAAGCCCGTGGCGCCTCGGGGCAGTGTGAACGCTGTGTCCTTGTCTACGGCCATGTGGCTCATTCTGCCGAGGAGAAGCCCTGGCGACGTCTCACCTGTGCTGTGAGCGGCTGCTTCGTGCAGTTCGCCGAGGCTTCCTCCCTTTCTTGTGGTGGGACGGGCGAGTACGGGCCTCGCCCGTGGCGAGGACCCGGCCCCGCATGGTGACGGATGGCCAGGCGGCGGTTCTTCGAGCCGGGTGGCCGCCCCGGACAGGGGCGCGTCGGTTTGGGTGCACCGGCTGGGGAGCCGGTCTTCGTACGGAGGTGCCTGAACCCCCGCCGCACGCGGGCGGGTGTGAGACCGTCCGGTCGGCTGGCCTATCCCGCAGGACGCCCTGATACGCGAGACTCACGACGTGTGTCGTGCCAGGCGGTGGCATACGGACCGGCGGTTGGGTAAGCGCCTGGCGGCCGTGCAGGGCGGGGTGGCGGCTCCGAGCCAACGGCGGGAGTCGAGGGGGCTGTGGCACTTGGGTGTGGCCCGGCCGGCGCAACGCCCTCGTATGCGTCATCGGGGCCTGCAGCGCGACCGCGGGGCTGCCCGCATACGTCGCGCGAGGCGAGTCGCTTCCGGTCGCGCTCAGGATCACGACAGCGTGGGTGGGCGCTCGATCGCGATCATGGCGGCGTCGTCACCCAAGCGTCCGCCGACGTGGTCGAGCAGATCGCCCCGAAGGCGGCGGAGGAATGCGTCGGGGTTGCTCTCGGTCCACCCCGTGATGCGCTCGATGAGCCGATAGAAGGCACCGGAGGAGTCGCGGGCCTCGATTACTCCGTCGGTGTAGAGCAGCAGGAAGTCCCCTGCCTCGAAGGAGAAGGTGTCGACGCGGTAGCTGGGGCGTGTCAGTTCACCGAGGCCCAGCGGAGGAGCCGGCTGGGAGGCATCGATCGTCCGGGCTCGACCGTTGCGCAGCACGATCGGCGGAGGGTGCCCGCAGCTGATCATGTGGACCTCGTCGCCCCGGTCGGGGATGTCCAGAACGGCGGCGGTGATGAAGGTTTCTCCGGTCCGGTCCGTCTCTCCCGGTTCGGACAGGCCCCAGCACACGCTTCCATCGAGATAGGTGACGAGTTCGGCCAGAGTTGCCTGGCGGTGGGCGGCGGCCCGGAACGCCCCGAGCAGCAGGGCGGCGTCACCGACGGCGGTCATGCCTTTGCCCCGAACGTCACCGATGATCAGCCGGGTGCCGGAGCCGGCGCGTACGGCCGCATACAAATCACCGCCGATCTGCGCCTCGGCCTCGGCGGCGAGATAGGCAGAGGCGACCTTCAGCGGTCCGATCCGCGTGGGCAGTGGCCGGAGAACGACGCGCTGAGCGGTCTCGGCCACGTATCTCACTTGCATGAGTTCATTCGCACGGCGCTCCCGCAGTACGCAGAAGACCACGAGGCTCGATCCGACCAGGACCAGGGCGGCGATCTGCGCCTGGTGGTTCGCCGAGAACAGGTTGTCCCGATCGCGCAGCACCGCGATGACCCCCTGGGCCACCACCGCGAGGGCGGCGACCAGCCCCGTCCCCCAGGGGCCGGCGAACGATGCGGTGACCGCCGGTGCTGCGACCAGCAAAGGACCCAGGTGGATATCGGGCGGCGCGAGAACGTCGACCACGACAACAGCCACCATCAGCGCGATCGGGACGGCCGCCAGCCCACGACTCCCTTTGAACCATCGTCGAGGACCGGCGAAGCGATGCGACACCCCTCCTCTCTACACCTGTCCTTACCGACGCGCATGAGCAGGCAAAGAGACCGGTGCGAGGGAGGGGGGCCTTCAGCAGAGCCTTGAAGACGCCCGACAGCTGACGACCGCCTCACGGCTGGGCATCGAGCGGCACGTCGAAGTGTCCCCCCCTGTGGAGTCGGCGGACGTGTGCTGCGCGCCACCGCCTGTGCAGTTGCGGGAGAATCCTTGGCCCATTATTTACCTTGGGCATTAGCCTCGCGCTTTCACGCGGCTGGGTGTCCGATGCATGATCGGAAACGCGAAGAGTGCTCCTGACCTGTAACGATGGGACTTGTCTAGGGTCCGGGTCGTCGCGTGAAAGAAGCACTCCTCAGGTGAAGAAGCGTATCGGGTCCTATCCGCGTGTCCGCATCGAGGGCGGTGGCCGGGCGGTGGTCTCCCAGGCCGGAGGGGTGCTTCTGGTCGAGACGGTCCGCAAGGGCGGCCTGGACGCCGCGATATCGGCGGCGCTCGCGCCGTCGCGGCGGCCTCGGGCGGTGCATGGTCCGGGGAAGATCCTGCTGGACGTGGCCCTGGCGGTCGCGCTGGGCGGGGACTGCCTCGCGGATGTCGCGATGCTGCGGGCCGAACGGCCGTGTTCGGGCCGGTGGCCTCCGACCCGACCGTCTCCCGGCTCATCGACAAGCTCGCCGTGGGCGGGCCGAAGACTCTGACCGCGATCCGGTCGGCGCGGGCCGAAGTGCGAGAGCGGGTCTGGAAGTTGGCTGGCTCCTCGTCGCCGGACGCGGGCGGTCAGGTGATCGTGGACCTGGACGGGGTGCTGGTCCTGGCTCACTCCGACAAGCAGGACGCGGCCGCTACCTGGAAGAAGTCCTACGGACATCATCCGCTGATGGGTTTCGTCGACCACGGACGCGGCGGCACCGGGGAGCCGGTGGCCGCGCTGCTACGGCCCGGGAACGCGGGCAGCAACACCGCATTCAGCAGTCACTGGCCCTGGACCGACGTGATCACAGGCGCGATCCAGCGACTCGACGCACTCCCGAATCCTGGATGACCAGCAGCAACGGCCCGTCCCGACGAACTCGAACCACTCACCGGAGCCGTGGAACCCGACGCGACAGCCGGGTCATCGTCCTACCCGTCACCGACCCGACAAGCCGAAACGGACCGCCGGAGAATCCGACGGCCCGGCACGAAAGATCGAGGCTAGTAGAGCGTGGCCACCTCATCACACGCCTCTGACATCACTATCGGTGAGATCCCCACAGAGAGTGGACCAGAGCCGGCAGTCGTGGACAAAGCCACTGCAGCCCTCGTCGGCGTGGGTGTGGTCGCACAGGCAGGTGCACCGCTTGTGGTCGACTTCCCAGCCCAGTCCGGTAGGGCCGTCGCCCAGGAGCCGGATCAGGTCGGGACACGGGGGCCGGGTTGGTTTCTCAGGGTTCGGTGCCGTCCCCGTCTCTGCCCCCGTCCCCGTCCCAGTCCCGCAGTTGGCGCAGCGCGAGGCCGGTTGCCGACTTGCACAGGAACTCTGCGCGCTCGTAGGACAGTCGCCCTCGGCCGCTCTGCGGGCAGACGTCGGCCGCGCCCAGGATGCCTGCCCGCGCCGGACCCGGGCGTCGGTCGGTGAGGAACACCGGGCCCTGGGTCCGGCCGTCCAGGAGTTCGGACAGGAGCGCGGCCGTTTTCGATCGCCAGGTGATCCACGCGCCACGCCGGTCCGACCGCCGGTCCGCGAGGCAGGCTCGTCGCTCCGGCAGGTCCAGGTCCTGGACGTTGAGGGCCAGCAAGGCCGTGACGGTGGAGCCCGACTCGTGCAGCAGCGTCCACAAGGTGCGCTCCCGCAACGAGGCTTCCACCTCTCCCGGCCACGCAGTTCCTGGCGGGACCGGGGCGGGTACGGGCGCCGGTGCGCGGCAGCGCCGGGGCATCCGCTGGGGGATGGCCGCGTCAAGGTCCGGGGTGTCCGTCCACGCACCGAACGCCCTCACAGCGGCGCGGTGCCGGTTCCACGTGGACGCCGCCACGCCGCCCCACGAGAGGCGGAAGGCACCGGCAATCTGATCGGCCGTCAGTGAGGTGAGCGGCATCCCCACTCCCAGAGCCAGCCGCAGTCGCCACAACGTCTGTCCGTACGAGCGGGCCGTCGCCGGTGCGAGCCGGTCCTGGGCCAGGAACGCGTCGATGGCCTCCCCGAACGTCGGCGTGGATGCGTCCCCGACCGGGATCGCCTCGGCACGCCGCGTCAGGTACGCGCTTTCGGCGGCGTTCCGGGTCAGCAGCGCCGCACGCTCGAACTCGCGGCGGGCTTCTTCGCCGCGCCCCAGGCGCAGCAGCAGGTCGCCGCGCACGCCGGGGAGCAGGTGGTAGTCGCGGAGCGCAGGGTCGGGGGCGAGCGTGTCGACGAGGGCGAGGCCGGCTGCGGGGCCGTCCGCCATGCCCACCGCGACCGCCTGGTTGAGCCGCACCACGGCGGTGGGTAGGAGGCGGGCGAGGGCGGCGTACAGTCCGGAAATCCGTGCCCAGTCGGTCTCCTCGGCGGTGCGTGCCTGGGCGTGGCAGATGGCGATCGCGGCCTGCAGTACGTAGGGACCTGGCTGGCCGGGTGTACCGGCCGCGCGAGCCCGCAGCATCGCCGCGAAGCCGCGACGGATGAGCAAGGGGTCCCAGCGTCCCCGGTTCTGCATGTGCAGCGGAACCGGTTCGCCGGCGGGGCCGGTGCGGGCCGCCGTGCGGGAGGCATGGACCTCCATGAGCGCCACCAGGCCGTGTACTTCCGCCTCGTCGGGTACCGACCGGGCGAGCAGGCGTCCCAGCCGCAGCGCCTCCAGGCACAGGCCGGGCCGCATCAGGTCGTCGCCCGAGGTCGCCGAGTAGCCCTCGTTGAAGATCAGGTAGACGACCTCCAGGACGGAGGCGAGGCGTTCGGTCAGCTCGGCGCCGTCCGGTAGTTCGAACGGCACCCGCTCCTCGGCGAGTGTGCGCTTCGCCGTGGCGATGCGGCGGGCGATCAGCGGCTCGGCGGTGAGGAACGCGCGGGCGATCTCGGACGCGGTGAGTCCGCCGAGCAGCCGCAGGGTCAGGGCGACGCGTGCCTCGGTCGGTAGGACCGAGTGGCAGGAGACGAACATCAGCCGTAGCACGTCGTCCTGCTCTGAGGCGGGATCGGCGGACTCGGCGGACTCAAGATCGTGGTCGACGCCGCCGTCGCCATCACCGTCGAGCCGCTGCTGCTCGGCCAGTTCGTGCGCGAGCGTCTCGCCGTGCTCGGCCAACCGCCGGTCGCGGCGGATGTGGTCGACAGCGCGGCGCTTGGCGACGGTGGTGAGCCAGGCGCCCGGATTGTCCGGGATTCCAGACTCGGGCCACCGTTCCAGCGCCGCGACCAGCGCGTCCTGTGCCAATTCCTCGGCCACGCCGACGTCGCGCACCATGCGGGTGAGCGCGGCGACGATACGGGCCGACTCCATCTTCCAGATCGCGTCGACCGTGCGGTGGACGTCCGTCACGGACCGAAGACCTGCTGGATCATGCTCTCGCCGTCACCGACGATCTTCCGGAACCGGCGGCCCAGTTCCACCGCCTCCTCCTGGGAGCGGACCTCGATGAGGGCGAAGCCGACGACGGCCTCCTTCGACTCGGCGAACGGGCCGTCCGTGACGGTGATGACGCCGCCCTCGGAGACCAGCCGGACACCTCCCGGTTCGAGCCCGCCGGTGGCCAGCAGCGCACCTGCGGCGCTCAGCTCCTCGATGAAGGCGCCCATCTCGGCGAAGAGCTTCTCGTCGGGGACCTTCGCCGTCTCCGAGGCCTTGGTCGTCATCAAGTAGCGCATGGTGTCTCTCCGGTTTCGTCCTGCCCGGCCGGATCGCCGGGGCGTACTGACACGTCGTACCGACGATGTGACAGGGAATTCGCTGATTCCCTGTTGTATCAGCGGATCGACGTCGGTGTGAGCCCCACGGAAGAAGTCCGAGGCCCGCCCGCCCCTCGAAGGAGCCCGTCGTGACCACCAGCACCCGCTTCCCGCACGCCACAGCCACAGCCACCACAGCGGCAGCGGCCGCCGACCAGGCTCGCCCCGCTGCCCGGCGCGGCTCGGTCGGCACCCGTCGGCTGCTCGCCTGCGCTGCCGTCGCCGGTCCACTGTGGGTGGCCGTGTCGGTCGCCCAGGCACTCACCCGCGAGGGGTTCGAGCCGACCCGGCACGCGCTCAGCCAGCTGGCCACCGGATCGCTCGGCTGGCTGCAGATCACCAACTTCGTGATCGCCGGGATCCTGGCCACGGTGGGCGCGGCCGGACTGCGCCGGGTCATGCAGGGGACGGCCGGTGGTGTCGCGGTGCCGCGGCTGGTCCGGGTGGTCGGGGTCGGCATGGTCGCCGCCGGGCTGCTCACGATGGACCCGGCGGACGCCTTTCCGGTGGGCACGCCGGAGGGCATCCCGCAGTCGATGAGCTGGCACGCGTACGGACACATGGCCGCCGGGTCGATCACCTTCGCCTCGCTGATCGCCGCGGGCTACCTGTTCGGTCGGCACTTCTCCCGGCTCGGCAACCGGCGGCTCGCGGTGGTCTCCCGCGTCTCCGCCACGGTGATGCTGGCCGGCGACGCCTGGTCGATGAGCGGTGGTAAGGCGGGCGCGCTGACCATGGCCATTGGCACGACCGTCATGTTCACGCTGCTCGCGTACGTGGCCGCGCACTACCGGCGTACTGCCTGAGGGCCACCGCCAAAGGTCTCCATGACCAGCAACCAAGTCACCAGCAACTAAATGACCAGCAACCAAATCATCAGCAACCCACGAGGAAGCGAGACAGTTCGATGCGCATTGTGATGGGTGAATTCGTCAGCCTGGACGGCGTCATGCAGGCCCCTGGCGGCCCCGACGAGGACACCGACGGAGGGTTCGCCCACGGCGGCTGGACGCACCCGTTCTTCGACCCGCAGGTGATGGGCGGCGCCCTCGCCGAGTGGGCCGCCGACACCGACGGGCTGCTCTTCGGACGCCGCACGTGGCAGACCATGGCCGCGGCGTGGCCGGAGCGGGCCGGTGACCCCTTCGCCGACCACATGAACTCGGTAGCCAAGTACGTCGTCTCCAGCACCCTGGGCGAAGCCGACCTGACGTGGAACAACACCACCCGCATACCCGGCGACCAGGCACTCGACCAGATCCGGAAGCTGCGTGACACCGAGGGCCGGGACCTGGTGGTGATGGGCAGCCTTACGCTCGCCCGCACCCTCCTGAGCGAAGGGCTGGTCGACGAACTGCGGCTCATGATCATGCCGGTGCTGCTCGGCGGCGGAAAGACGATCTACCCGGCCGACGGCGCGCTGCGCACGCTTGAGCTGATCTCGACCGTGGTCAGCAGCACGGGCGTGCACGTGTGCACCTACCGACCGGCGGCCGCAGGGTAGCCCGCGCCCGGGATGGGGTTCTCACCGCGCGGCCGGGTACGCACCCGGCCGCGCGGTGGCCCACCCGAGCGGCCTGGTGGGCATCAACTCTCTCCATCGAATCGGCCGTGAGACGCTGCAGGCCATGGGAATCGTGGACGGGCTGTCATCGCCTGCCGGTCGAGCTCACAACCTGCGTGCCCATGCGACTCCGTCACCAAGGACCACTCGTCCAGCTCGCCTTGCGGAAGCCGCCCGCACCACAGTCCCGTACCAGGCACGACCGCTGACCCGCATGGGCCCCGACCGCAGAGCGGTCGGGGCCCATGCGGGTGCCTCCAGTGGCCCGCGGTGTCCAGGGACAAGTCCGCAGGGGCGTGCGTTCGCCGATGACGAGCTCATGATTGATCTTCCACTGGTGTCCAGTCGGCTGGCCGGGCTGCCGCGTGAGGCGCGTGGCTATCCGGTTTCTGCGGAGAACGGCAGGGTACGGGCCAAGCCGCAGCTGGCGCTCCAGCTGCTACCGACTCGCGCAGACCCGGGCCCGGGCCCAACAAGCAGCGATGGTCTGACTGTGGATGATCACGTCATTCCCCAGGAGCTGGCCAATGGGCCTTCGGGCGGAGTGTCCATTCTGCGTGCATGGGAAAACCTTTCGACGAGCCGGGCCGGACCGACCATGATCCGCACTCGTGACGGTGCACAAGCAGTTCCTGGTCCGGGCCGCGGCTCCGTACGAGAGTGGAGCGACCCCTGCGACGAGGAGAGCCCCGGCGACGAATCGCCCGGCTCGCCGCCGCAGAAGGAGTTCTGCGGCCCCGCCCTTGAGTACGCCGTCCCGTTGACCGTGTACGCCGGGGCGGAATGTTCCACGCTCGGCTGGTCGTACGGCGCAGCGCCCTGGCACACCGAGGCCACCATGGGCCTCGGCGAGCAGCAAGCCTTCGAAGCGGCCTTCTGGCGTACGACATCGACCTCACCCCAGTCGCCGAACCTGTCACCGTCCCCCCCAGGGCGTGGCCGTACGGGGGCTCGCCGAGGGGTACGGCGGCGTCGGCACCCTGCACGTCCCGGCCGGCGTTGCCGCGCTGCTCGGCTGCTGCAACGTCGTACAAGAAGACCCCGCCACGGGAGCTCTGCGCACTCTCGCCGGGAACTGCG
The Streptomyces sp. NBC_00234 DNA segment above includes these coding regions:
- a CDS encoding TetR/AcrR family transcriptional regulator, producing MSVKERKERERAERERLIVATARELAEQQGWDAVTTRRLAERIEYSQPVLYSHFRGKREIIGAVALEGAAELAAAVRAATSAADGPRERVAALARAYLDFAERHPAVYDALFQLDGGLAYAQEDTPEPLKDAFAALLECLTEVAGDGVHPGMFTEVFWAALHGLATLTRAGRLLPEDAEPRVELLVDRLAMV
- a CDS encoding DUF1772 domain-containing protein, which translates into the protein MLNALEVFTTVVVGLMVGVEFSVAFVMNRILDALPEDSGQLGHAHGGRMLGALMPFWYIGSLVLSAIWAVARWHHHGAGLVVTAAGLLILSVVMSILLLVPINNRNKTWTPENRPADWKEQLDRWNRFHYIRVAVLVAAFTLLVAALA
- a CDS encoding DUF4267 domain-containing protein, with the translated sequence MSLKKINTVLAAAFILFILWFGTEYILSPETTAPGYGLPSWPSGDGDGFLIIKGIRDVVMALVLGILLVTGHRRALGWVLLVEALAAYGDMANVLAHHGSVATALGVHCLTATLMVVNGLLIMRETRDVAAVPATPAPQPA
- a CDS encoding PP2C family protein-serine/threonine phosphatase encodes the protein MSHRFAGPRRWFKGSRGLAAVPIALMVAVVVVDVLAPPDIHLGPLLVAAPAVTASFAGPWGTGLVAALAVVAQGVIAVLRDRDNLFSANHQAQIAALVLVGSSLVVFCVLRERRANELMQVRYVAETAQRVVLRPLPTRIGPLKVASAYLAAEAEAQIGGDLYAAVRAGSGTRLIIGDVRGKGMTAVGDAALLLGAFRAAAHRQATLAELVTYLDGSVCWGLSEPGETDRTGETFITAAVLDIPDRGDEVHMISCGHPPPIVLRNGRARTIDASQPAPPLGLGELTRPSYRVDTFSFEAGDFLLLYTDGVIEARDSSGAFYRLIERITGWTESNPDAFLRRLRGDLLDHVGGRLGDDAAMIAIERPPTLS
- a CDS encoding RNA polymerase sigma factor, giving the protein MTDVHRTVDAIWKMESARIVAALTRMVRDVGVAEELAQDALVAALERWPESGIPDNPGAWLTTVAKRRAVDHIRRDRRLAEHGETLAHELAEQQRLDGDGDGGVDHDLESAESADPASEQDDVLRLMFVSCHSVLPTEARVALTLRLLGGLTASEIARAFLTAEPLIARRIATAKRTLAEERVPFELPDGAELTERLASVLEVVYLIFNEGYSATSGDDLMRPGLCLEALRLGRLLARSVPDEAEVHGLVALMEVHASRTAARTGPAGEPVPLHMQNRGRWDPLLIRRGFAAMLRARAAGTPGQPGPYVLQAAIAICHAQARTAEETDWARISGLYAALARLLPTAVVRLNQAVAVGMADGPAAGLALVDTLAPDPALRDYHLLPGVRGDLLLRLGRGEEARREFERAALLTRNAAESAYLTRRAEAIPVGDASTPTFGEAIDAFLAQDRLAPATARSYGQTLWRLRLALGVGMPLTSLTADQIAGAFRLSWGGVAASTWNRHRAAVRAFGAWTDTPDLDAAIPQRMPRRCRAPAPVPAPVPPGTAWPGEVEASLRERTLWTLLHESGSTVTALLALNVQDLDLPERRACLADRRSDRRGAWITWRSKTAALLSELLDGRTQGPVFLTDRRPGPARAGILGAADVCPQSGRGRLSYERAEFLCKSATGLALRQLRDWDGDGGRDGDGTEP
- a CDS encoding YciI family protein, with amino-acid sequence MTTKASETAKVPDEKLFAEMGAFIEELSAAGALLATGGLEPGGVRLVSEGGVITVTDGPFAESKEAVVGFALIEVRSQEEAVELGRRFRKIVGDGESMIQQVFGP
- a CDS encoding DUF998 domain-containing protein codes for the protein MTTSTRFPHATATATTAAAAADQARPAARRGSVGTRRLLACAAVAGPLWVAVSVAQALTREGFEPTRHALSQLATGSLGWLQITNFVIAGILATVGAAGLRRVMQGTAGGVAVPRLVRVVGVGMVAAGLLTMDPADAFPVGTPEGIPQSMSWHAYGHMAAGSITFASLIAAGYLFGRHFSRLGNRRLAVVSRVSATVMLAGDAWSMSGGKAGALTMAIGTTVMFTLLAYVAAHYRRTA
- a CDS encoding dihydrofolate reductase family protein, which translates into the protein MRIVMGEFVSLDGVMQAPGGPDEDTDGGFAHGGWTHPFFDPQVMGGALAEWAADTDGLLFGRRTWQTMAAAWPERAGDPFADHMNSVAKYVVSSTLGEADLTWNNTTRIPGDQALDQIRKLRDTEGRDLVVMGSLTLARTLLSEGLVDELRLMIMPVLLGGGKTIYPADGALRTLELISTVVSSTGVHVCTYRPAAAG